TACCAGGAGGTCGGCGCCGAGGACGAGGGACGCATCATCCGCACCGGACGGTGAACACGAGAAGACGCCCGGCGAGGATCTCGCCGGGCGTCTTCGCGTGTGCGCTCAGGCGCGCGCCAGCACCTTCGCGTCGGCGCGGTGGCCGAGCCGCTCGGTGGGCACGTCCCGCGTCTCGCGGGCCGTGAGCGCGCTGACCGCGGCCACGACGGCCACCACGGCGGTGAACACGCTGATGACGACCCAGCCGCCCTCGGCCACGCCGCCCAGTGCCGTCACGATCGTCGGGGCGAAGCCGGCCATCAGGAAGCCGAGCTGGGTGCCGATCGCCATGCCCGAGAACCGCACCCGCGTCGAGAACATCTCGCCGTAGAACGACGGCCACACGGCGTTGGCCGCCGCGTAGCCGAACGAGAACGTCAGGATGGCGAGGCCGAAGATCAGCAGCGTGTTCCCGCTGCTCATCGAGAGCATGTAGAACGGCATGAGCGCGGCGGACGCCAGCGCGCCGTAGACGTAGACGGGCTTGCGGCCGATGCGGTCGGCGAGGCGGCCGAACAGCGGCTGCGTGCCGAGGGCGACGATGTTCGCCACCACCACGAGCCACAGCGTCAGGCTCTCGGCGAGACCGACCTCCTTGCCGTACGCGAGCGCGAGGTTGCCGAACACGGTCGAGACCGCCGCGATCGTGGCGCACAGGACGACGCGCACCACGTCGCACCAGTGGTCGCGCAGCAGCGGCACGAGGGGGAGACGCGCGATCTGGCCCCGCGCCTTGGCGTCCTCGAATGCCGGCGTCTCATGCAGCGAGCGGCGGATGATGTACGCGACGATCACGACGATCGCGCTGAGCCAGAACGGAACGCGCCAGCCCCACGAGTACTTGATGTCGTCGGGCAGCGCCACGACCGGGATGAAGATCAGCGCGGCGAGGATCTGCCCGCCCTGCGTGCCGGTCAGCGTCCACGACGTGAAGAACGCGCGCCGGTCGTCCGGTGCATGCTCGAGCGTGAGCGAGGAGGCGCCTGCCTGCTCTCCGGCCGCCGACAGCCCCTGCATCAGGCGGCACAGGACGAGCAGAGCGGGCGCGAGCCACCCGACCTGGTCGAAGCTCGGCAGGCAGCCGATGATGAACGTGGACACGCCCATCAGCAGGAGGGTGAACAGCAGCACCTTCTGCCGTCCGATCCTGTCGCCGAAGTGCCCGAGGAAGATCGCGCCGACGGGGCGGGCGACGTAGGCGAACGCGAAGGTCGCGAACGACATCACGAGCGCCGCGTTGTCCGCGGACGGGAAGAACACGTGCGGGAAGATCAGCGCCGCGGCGGATCCGAACACGAAGAAGTCGTAGTACTCGACGGCACTGCCCATGAAGCTGGCCACGGCGGCCTTCACGGGCGTCTTCCGCGTCGTTGCGGTGTCGGTCATCGGGTTGTGCTCCATTCAGACAAGGATCTCGCGCGGGCGCACGAGATCGTGGAAGTGACGGTTCATGCGATCGGGGTCGGGTCGGGTCCCCGTGATGAGCTCGAACGCGTCGACGGCCTGGCCGACCGCCATCCGCCCGCCGTCGAGCGTGCGGCAGCCGGCGGCGCGTGCGGCCGTGAGCAGCTCGGTCTCGAGCGGGCGGTAGACGATGTCGGCGACCCACAGGTCGGGACGCAGCAGTGCGGCGTCGAACGGCATGCCGGGGTGCTCGGCCATGCCCGTCGGGGTGCAGTGCACGACGCCGTCGGCGCCCTCCAGCAGCCGCGCGAGCCGGGACGGTTCCGCCGCGACGGCGTCCGTGCCGCGGCGCTCGCGCAGGTCCCGCGCCAGGGCGTCCGCCCGCTCGGCGTCGAGGTCGACGATCGTGAGGCGCGAGGTGCCGAGCCGCGCGAGCGCGTCGGCGACGGCCACGCCCGCGCCGCCGGCGCCCAGCTGCACGACGTCGCCGCGCGGGGCGTCCGGCATCCCCGCGGAGAACGCGCGCTCGAAGCCGGTCGTGTCGGTGTTCCAGCCGCGTCGGCCTTCGCGGCCCAGCAGCACCGTGTTCACGGCGCCGAGCGCCTGTGCGACCG
The Microbacterium sp. JZ31 genome window above contains:
- a CDS encoding MFS transporter yields the protein MTDTATTRKTPVKAAVASFMGSAVEYYDFFVFGSAAALIFPHVFFPSADNAALVMSFATFAFAYVARPVGAIFLGHFGDRIGRQKVLLFTLLLMGVSTFIIGCLPSFDQVGWLAPALLVLCRLMQGLSAAGEQAGASSLTLEHAPDDRRAFFTSWTLTGTQGGQILAALIFIPVVALPDDIKYSWGWRVPFWLSAIVVIVAYIIRRSLHETPAFEDAKARGQIARLPLVPLLRDHWCDVVRVVLCATIAAVSTVFGNLALAYGKEVGLAESLTLWLVVVANIVALGTQPLFGRLADRIGRKPVYVYGALASAALMPFYMLSMSSGNTLLIFGLAILTFSFGYAAANAVWPSFYGEMFSTRVRFSGMAIGTQLGFLMAGFAPTIVTALGGVAEGGWVVISVFTAVVAVVAAVSALTARETRDVPTERLGHRADAKVLARA
- a CDS encoding shikimate dehydrogenase, giving the protein MVDSAHAYLVGLVGTGVTPSLTPPMHMAEAAALGIPYVYRPIDLSTLGLGADRIGDILTWAERLGFDALNITHPCKQAVIPHLDEIDPVAQALGAVNTVLLGREGRRGWNTDTTGFERAFSAGMPDAPRGDVVQLGAGGAGVAVADALARLGTSRLTIVDLDAERADALARDLRERRGTDAVAAEPSRLARLLEGADGVVHCTPTGMAEHPGMPFDAALLRPDLWVADIVYRPLETELLTAARAAGCRTLDGGRMAVGQAVDAFELITGTRPDPDRMNRHFHDLVRPREILV